Proteins encoded in a region of the Mariprofundus ferrinatatus genome:
- a CDS encoding fructosamine kinase family protein encodes MFGNSNGGLWELITASLADEGRGEIVDYHAISGGSINSAYRATTESGDHLFVKTNHANGLAMFEAEFDGLNELADAEAIRVPRPIATGSGAGRAWFVSEYIRIGRGRGDSAAEMGRQMAALHRKTADRFGWFRDNTIGTTPQPNAQTSNWVNFYRDQRLGFQLELAGHNGFGGALLRNGERLLSDLDRFFSSYTPEPSLLHGDLWGGNHAFDENGAPVIFDPAVYYGDREADIAMTELFGGFGSDFYDAYNESWPLDEGYRVRKTLYNLYHILNHANLFGGGYASQASSMIDMLLSEASFERI; translated from the coding sequence ATGTTCGGAAACAGTAATGGCGGCCTATGGGAACTGATCACCGCATCCCTGGCTGATGAAGGGCGTGGTGAAATCGTTGATTACCATGCTATCTCCGGCGGCAGTATTAATTCAGCGTATCGGGCGACAACCGAATCGGGCGACCATCTTTTTGTAAAAACCAACCATGCAAACGGCCTTGCAATGTTTGAGGCCGAGTTTGACGGGCTCAATGAACTGGCCGATGCCGAAGCCATTCGTGTTCCCAGGCCCATTGCAACCGGTAGCGGAGCAGGCCGGGCATGGTTTGTCAGCGAATATATCCGGATTGGTCGTGGCAGGGGTGATTCAGCGGCAGAGATGGGAAGGCAGATGGCCGCGCTGCATCGGAAAACAGCCGACAGATTCGGCTGGTTTCGAGACAACACCATCGGCACAACGCCTCAGCCCAATGCGCAAACATCGAACTGGGTCAATTTCTATCGTGATCAGCGTCTTGGGTTCCAGCTTGAACTGGCTGGTCACAACGGCTTTGGAGGCGCCTTGCTGCGCAATGGTGAACGGCTGCTGTCCGACCTGGATCGCTTCTTTTCCAGTTACACCCCTGAGCCCTCACTTTTGCACGGCGATCTGTGGGGAGGCAATCACGCTTTTGATGAAAATGGTGCTCCGGTGATCTTTGATCCTGCGGTATATTATGGTGATCGCGAGGCGGATATCGCCATGACCGAACTCTTCGGCGGCTTTGGTTCTGACTTCTATGACGCCTACAACGAATCCTGGCCGCTAGATGAGGGCTACAGAGTGCGCAAAACGCTCTACAATCTTTACCACATCCTCAACCACGCCAATCTCTTCGGCGGCGGCTACGCCTCACAGGCATCCTCAATGATCGATATGCTTCTTTCAGAGGCTTCATTCGAACGGATCTAA
- a CDS encoding DUF2062 domain-containing protein gives MPRKLLKRLMPDHRKIRDHKHLQIFGKLLHNPALWHLNRHSVAKAFAVGLFFAWVPVPFQMVLAAGGAIIFHANLPLSVALVWLTNPLTMPPMFYGAYKLGAFVLGREMQHFEMELSYEWLEHEMSLIWEPFLLGCLIVGVLSSIIGYIGIQIAWRSIVMKRWRKRMNKHVRKQ, from the coding sequence GTGCCGAGAAAATTACTGAAACGGTTAATGCCTGATCACAGAAAGATTAGAGATCATAAGCATTTACAGATTTTTGGTAAACTTCTGCATAACCCTGCACTGTGGCATCTTAATCGCCACTCCGTAGCCAAGGCATTTGCCGTCGGCCTCTTTTTTGCCTGGGTGCCGGTACCGTTCCAGATGGTGTTGGCTGCCGGTGGTGCCATAATTTTTCATGCCAATCTGCCGCTCTCCGTTGCACTTGTCTGGCTCACCAATCCCCTCACCATGCCGCCGATGTTTTATGGCGCATACAAGCTCGGCGCTTTCGTGCTCGGGAGGGAGATGCAGCATTTCGAGATGGAGCTCTCCTATGAGTGGCTTGAGCACGAGATGTCGCTGATCTGGGAACCTTTCCTGCTTGGCTGCCTGATTGTCGGAGTGCTGAGCTCCATCATCGGATATATCGGCATTCAGATTGCGTGGCGCAGCATAGTGATGAAGCGCTGGCGCAAGCGTATGAATAAACATGTTCGGAAACAGTAA
- the metG gene encoding methionine--tRNA ligase has protein sequence MANYYVTTPIYYVNDEPHLGHIYTTIAADVLARYKRLCGDDVFFLTGVDEHGQKVQQAAEKRGIEPIELANQVVARYESLWPELSITNDDFIRTSSERHKKGVQAMWRRLENAGTIYKDYYEDWYCVPCETYWTETQLKDADCWDSKHCPDCKREVEKIQEESYFFRLSAFQDRLVEHIKQNPDFIMPASRRNEVLSFVESGLRDLSVSRTTFSWGVPVPGDEKHVIYVWIDALTNYISALGFPDNEAPSHWPADVHLIGKDILRFHAVYWPAMLMAAELPLPKRVYAHGWWTVEGEKMSKSKGNALSPAELLADYDADVLRYFLLREVPFGHDGDFSFAALKQRYNTELANDVGNLLNRSLAMLNKYSDGVLGEAGEETESDRALIADIEAMQRDVSDAMDRQAFHLALERISVVVRHGNRYVEENAPWALAKEGNEVRLNSVLYHLVETLRLVALQLLPFMPGKMAQMLVQINGGEVAVDTISYAKQGGWGVLRAGHKCAKPSPIFPRME, from the coding sequence ATGGCAAACTACTACGTCACCACCCCGATCTACTATGTGAACGATGAACCACACCTTGGCCATATCTACACCACGATTGCTGCCGATGTGCTGGCCCGTTACAAGAGGCTTTGCGGTGACGATGTCTTTTTTCTGACCGGTGTGGACGAGCACGGACAGAAGGTGCAGCAGGCTGCTGAGAAGAGGGGCATCGAGCCGATCGAACTGGCCAATCAGGTCGTGGCACGTTACGAGAGTCTGTGGCCGGAACTCTCCATCACCAATGACGATTTTATCCGTACCAGTTCCGAGCGACACAAGAAGGGCGTACAGGCGATGTGGCGCAGACTCGAGAATGCCGGAACCATCTACAAGGACTACTACGAGGACTGGTACTGCGTTCCATGCGAAACCTATTGGACCGAGACGCAGCTCAAGGATGCCGACTGCTGGGACTCAAAACACTGCCCCGACTGCAAACGAGAAGTGGAGAAGATTCAGGAGGAGTCTTACTTCTTCCGTCTCTCCGCCTTCCAGGATCGCCTTGTCGAACATATCAAGCAAAACCCTGATTTCATAATGCCGGCTTCCCGCCGTAACGAGGTACTTAGCTTTGTTGAATCAGGGCTTCGTGACCTCTCCGTCTCCCGTACCACCTTTAGCTGGGGTGTGCCTGTACCGGGCGACGAGAAGCATGTGATCTATGTCTGGATCGATGCCCTGACCAACTATATTTCAGCACTCGGATTTCCAGATAATGAGGCACCTTCACACTGGCCAGCCGATGTTCACCTGATCGGCAAGGATATTCTCCGTTTTCATGCTGTTTACTGGCCGGCGATGCTGATGGCGGCAGAACTGCCGTTGCCTAAACGTGTTTACGCACATGGCTGGTGGACTGTTGAAGGTGAAAAGATGAGTAAGTCGAAGGGCAATGCACTGAGTCCTGCCGAACTGCTGGCTGATTACGATGCCGATGTGCTGCGTTATTTCCTGCTGCGCGAGGTACCGTTCGGCCATGATGGTGATTTCTCGTTTGCAGCCCTGAAACAGCGTTATAACACTGAACTGGCCAACGATGTCGGCAACCTGCTCAACCGCTCACTGGCGATGCTGAATAAATACAGTGATGGTGTGTTGGGCGAGGCGGGAGAGGAGACGGAATCCGACCGCGCCCTGATTGCTGATATCGAGGCGATGCAGCGCGATGTTAGCGATGCAATGGATCGGCAGGCATTCCATCTGGCACTGGAGCGGATCAGCGTCGTGGTTCGCCACGGCAACCGCTATGTTGAAGAGAATGCGCCATGGGCGCTGGCCAAAGAGGGCAATGAGGTGCGCTTGAACTCTGTACTCTATCACCTCGTAGAGACCTTGCGGCTGGTGGCCCTGCAGCTGCTCCCGTTTATGCCTGGCAAGATGGCTCAGATGCTGGTTCAGATTAATGGTGGCGAAGTTGCCGTCGATACGATCTCCTATGCGAAACAGGGCGGCTGGGGCGTTCTCAGGGCTGGCCATAAGTGTGCCAAGCCGAGTCCGATTTTTCCGCGTATGGAATAG
- a CDS encoding DNA polymerase III subunit, producing MKEVLGHQAIESRFREAMARGRVHHAWLLHGVSGIGKFALAEKLAAMLLCEHQSACGECHPCQMFRAGSHPDLFTVGLLEKKRDISIDQVRELLGFLALSGAEGEQRVVILDEAERLNNQSANALLKGLEEPSAGSVLIMVCSDAMKLPATVRSRCLMQHCSPLCDDDVRTVLSAKLDADMIDLAVKLADGCPGSVSCLEDDKVAHALSEWQGLVANVTEADVGRIENWCRQHVVSVPHELIIRALLQPVYPRLQAYSQSSFEAVETLHRSVRDCLRWPGDVIRQSLRASPTLLCCVLELRTALRTAG from the coding sequence ATGAAAGAGGTGCTCGGCCATCAGGCGATTGAGTCGCGCTTTCGTGAGGCGATGGCGCGAGGACGGGTGCATCATGCATGGCTGCTGCACGGCGTCTCCGGTATCGGGAAATTTGCCCTAGCCGAGAAACTGGCGGCAATGCTGCTCTGCGAGCATCAGTCTGCTTGCGGGGAGTGCCACCCCTGCCAGATGTTCCGGGCCGGTTCGCATCCCGACCTTTTTACTGTGGGACTGTTGGAGAAAAAGCGGGATATCAGCATCGATCAGGTACGTGAACTGCTAGGCTTTCTTGCCCTGAGCGGTGCTGAGGGCGAGCAGCGAGTAGTCATCCTCGATGAGGCTGAGCGGTTGAATAACCAGTCGGCCAATGCGCTGCTCAAAGGCCTTGAGGAGCCATCGGCCGGAAGTGTGCTGATCATGGTCTGCAGCGATGCGATGAAGCTTCCTGCAACGGTGCGTTCCCGCTGCCTGATGCAGCACTGCTCACCGCTCTGCGACGATGATGTGCGAACGGTTCTGTCTGCGAAACTCGATGCCGATATGATCGATCTGGCCGTCAAGCTTGCCGACGGATGCCCGGGTAGTGTGAGTTGCCTGGAGGATGATAAAGTTGCACATGCTTTGAGTGAGTGGCAGGGGTTGGTTGCCAATGTTACGGAGGCCGATGTTGGCAGAATTGAGAACTGGTGCAGGCAGCATGTGGTTTCGGTTCCGCATGAGCTGATTATCAGGGCACTGTTGCAGCCGGTTTATCCCAGGTTGCAGGCGTATAGCCAGAGCAGCTTTGAGGCAGTTGAGACGCTGCACAGGTCAGTCAGGGATTGTCTGCGCTGGCCGGGGGATGTGATTCGTCAGAGCTTGCGCGCATCGCCAACGCTGCTCTGCTGTGTGTTAGAACTAAGAACGGCCTTGAGAACTGCGGGCTAG
- the tmk gene encoding dTMP kinase, with protein sequence MNRLITFEGVDGCGKSTQLALAAKALKSQGEKVVTTFEPGDTPMGKKIRKLLLSGKYVPVPEAELLLFLADRAQHVCEVIQPALASGAWVLCDRYSDSTLAYQLAARKLGSRTVNIREMLTFAECRVAPAMTLWFDLPVDVAAERMKKRMAAGEKSTRLDDEALSFHQRVSAAFASQFEADASRIVRIDASHDIEAVRIQVETALNSRFSIFS encoded by the coding sequence GTGAACAGATTAATCACATTCGAGGGCGTTGACGGTTGCGGTAAGAGCACACAGCTGGCCCTTGCTGCTAAAGCACTGAAATCGCAAGGTGAGAAGGTGGTGACCACTTTTGAACCGGGCGATACGCCAATGGGTAAAAAGATCCGCAAACTTCTGCTGTCAGGTAAATACGTGCCGGTTCCCGAAGCAGAGTTGCTTCTGTTTCTTGCTGATCGCGCTCAGCATGTCTGTGAAGTGATCCAGCCGGCACTTGCATCCGGTGCCTGGGTGCTATGCGACCGCTATTCAGATTCCACCCTGGCTTATCAACTTGCGGCGCGTAAGCTGGGTAGCAGGACAGTCAATATCAGAGAGATGCTCACCTTTGCCGAGTGCAGGGTGGCGCCTGCCATGACGCTCTGGTTCGACCTTCCGGTCGATGTGGCTGCAGAGCGCATGAAGAAGCGCATGGCGGCGGGTGAAAAGAGCACACGCCTGGATGACGAGGCGCTCTCCTTCCACCAGCGGGTATCTGCAGCATTCGCCAGCCAGTTCGAAGCCGATGCCAGCCGCATTGTCCGTATCGATGCGAGTCATGATATTGAAGCGGTACGCATTCAGGTGGAAACTGCCCTGAACAGCAGGTTTTCCATATTTTCATGA
- a CDS encoding glycine zipper domain-containing protein, with product MKRIITAALISTAMLAAPIAQAASYQDRAMATGAVIGATSGAVIGSGQNQAVEGAIFGAVLGTIAGAVISSQHQPVYVVHQPRTHYRQPVTHRYEHRSYKHNRHDRYNRHDRYNRYDRYNRYNDHHSHGHERGDRH from the coding sequence ATGAAACGAATTATTACAGCAGCCCTGATTTCCACAGCCATGCTTGCAGCCCCTATTGCGCAGGCTGCATCCTACCAGGACCGGGCCATGGCAACCGGTGCCGTCATCGGTGCAACCTCCGGAGCGGTCATCGGTTCAGGTCAGAATCAGGCGGTAGAGGGCGCCATCTTCGGCGCCGTACTCGGCACCATTGCAGGCGCAGTGATCTCCAGCCAGCACCAGCCGGTTTATGTGGTTCACCAGCCACGCACACACTACCGCCAACCTGTAACACACCGCTATGAGCATCGTTCGTATAAACACAATCGTCATGACCGCTACAATCGTCATGACCGCTACAATCGTTATGACCGCTACAATCGTTATAACGATCATCACAGCCATGGCCATGAGCGTGGTGACAGGCACTAA
- a CDS encoding D-hexose-6-phosphate mutarotase: MSAKISKLNHNFGIAGQILFRDAGDGFIVIDIKNSFCNATIAVQGAHLMTWNPKGQKPVIWMSPVAKLAPGKSIRGGVPICWPWFGAHASEPSYSGHGFARTVAWDVIDTAALDNGSTFVAFRIAEVNKEQWPYNAPAEMYMTIGATLEMELVTDNLGSREITVGDALHTYFCVSDVSKSTIRGLDGCDYLDKVGPAARRTQQGDITIGSEVDRIYLDQGQDVVIEDPGLKRAIRIEKRGSNSTIVWNPWIEKCIKMGDFGSDDGYLGMVCVESANAAEDVVKLAPGDSHRLWVRYSVE; the protein is encoded by the coding sequence ATGAGTGCAAAGATTTCTAAACTTAATCACAACTTTGGTATTGCCGGGCAGATTCTATTTCGGGACGCCGGAGATGGCTTTATTGTCATCGATATTAAAAACAGTTTTTGCAACGCAACTATTGCCGTACAGGGCGCGCACCTGATGACATGGAACCCGAAAGGGCAGAAGCCGGTGATCTGGATGTCGCCTGTGGCCAAGCTTGCGCCTGGCAAGTCCATCCGAGGCGGGGTGCCGATCTGTTGGCCCTGGTTTGGCGCACATGCTTCTGAACCCTCTTATTCCGGTCACGGATTCGCACGCACGGTGGCGTGGGATGTGATCGATACAGCCGCCCTTGATAATGGTTCCACCTTTGTTGCATTCCGAATTGCGGAGGTGAATAAAGAGCAGTGGCCCTATAATGCCCCTGCCGAAATGTATATGACGATCGGTGCCACCCTGGAGATGGAACTCGTAACAGATAATCTGGGCAGCAGGGAAATTACCGTCGGCGATGCGCTGCATACCTATTTTTGCGTCAGTGATGTAAGCAAGAGCACCATTCGCGGCCTCGACGGATGTGACTATCTCGACAAGGTCGGGCCTGCCGCCAGACGAACTCAACAGGGCGACATCACGATTGGTTCAGAGGTGGATCGCATCTATCTGGACCAGGGGCAGGATGTGGTGATTGAGGATCCGGGGCTGAAACGCGCTATCCGCATCGAGAAGCGCGGCAGCAATTCAACAATTGTCTGGAACCCTTGGATCGAGAAGTGCATCAAAATGGGCGACTTCGGATCGGATGACGGCTATCTCGGCATGGTCTGCGTGGAGAGTGCCAATGCCGCCGAGGATGTTGTGAAGTTGGCGCCAGGCGACTCCCACCGCCTCTGGGTTCGCTACAGCGTCGAGTAG
- a CDS encoding spermidine synthase — translation MIPYKLIDTATEHGTTLRLYQRGDEFSIRVDRAGELMNSRQHNSEDALAELACEKIHGRENSRLLVGGLGIGFTLAAALTHSAPTATVMVSELLPAVVRWNRDYIGTVAGFPLNDPRVVVLEQDVGRVMKEHRNSFDAIMLDVDNGPDAFTRDDNDSLYGLRGVNDAYDALKPGGVLSVWSAFADSSFTQRLIKVGFDVEEHRVRAHKSQSGNRHTIWVAVRPA, via the coding sequence ATGATCCCATATAAACTCATCGATACAGCCACCGAACACGGCACCACGCTAAGGCTTTACCAGCGCGGGGATGAGTTCTCGATCCGTGTCGACAGGGCGGGCGAATTGATGAACAGTCGCCAGCATAACTCCGAGGATGCGCTTGCTGAGCTGGCCTGCGAGAAGATACATGGCAGGGAAAACTCCAGATTGCTGGTAGGAGGACTTGGTATCGGTTTCACGCTGGCTGCCGCCCTCACCCACTCAGCGCCTACGGCTACTGTCATGGTTTCCGAACTTCTGCCGGCAGTGGTGCGCTGGAATCGCGATTATATCGGGACTGTTGCAGGCTTTCCGTTAAACGATCCACGTGTCGTGGTTCTGGAACAGGATGTGGGCAGAGTGATGAAAGAGCATAGAAACAGCTTTGATGCGATCATGCTCGATGTTGATAACGGCCCTGACGCCTTTACCCGTGATGACAACGATTCACTCTACGGCCTGCGCGGCGTAAATGACGCCTATGATGCACTCAAGCCCGGCGGCGTACTCAGTGTCTGGTCTGCCTTTGCCGACAGCAGCTTTACACAGCGCCTGATCAAGGTGGGTTTTGATGTAGAGGAGCACAGGGTGCGGGCGCACAAAAGTCAGAGCGGCAATCGCCACACGATATGGGTGGCTGTACGACCGGCCTGA
- a CDS encoding VF530 family DNA-binding protein, with protein MHEQPNNPLHGMTLEKILNALVEHYGWGELGIYVKIRCFNDNPSVKSSLKFLRKTPWARTKVENLYLDMLREKEKQSWPYRK; from the coding sequence ATGCATGAGCAACCCAACAATCCGCTGCACGGCATGACGCTTGAGAAAATCCTCAACGCACTGGTTGAGCATTACGGCTGGGGCGAATTGGGCATATACGTCAAAATACGCTGCTTTAACGACAATCCGTCGGTGAAGTCTAGCCTTAAATTCCTGCGCAAAACTCCGTGGGCACGAACAAAGGTCGAGAACCTCTATCTCGACATGCTCAGGGAGAAAGAGAAACAATCTTGGCCCTACAGGAAATGA
- a CDS encoding 3'-5' exonuclease produces MNDKEAIQQLEQSGNYRVIERLNTPAFYNQGDPATLRTGIVIDVEATGLDTINDKIIELGFVAFEYDAATGLVYRILHSYAGFEDPLEPLSELIIQITGITDTMLKGQELDDDLINLWLEKADLIIAHNATFDRQMIERRLPTASRANWACTFSDIDWQDEDISSLKLDYIAYKLGFFFEGHRAVNDAQATLHLLTKTLPVSGKLAMHALLARAREKSRRFFAVGAPFDRKDELKSRGYRWMADFIYNDRGKQKKGVWSKSVAEPEIETEQQWLSETVYSGKTPQFTFRDISAKERFSIREFDAE; encoded by the coding sequence ATGAACGATAAGGAAGCGATTCAGCAGCTGGAACAGTCCGGCAACTACAGGGTTATTGAGCGGTTAAACACGCCTGCGTTCTACAATCAGGGGGATCCCGCCACCCTTCGTACCGGCATTGTGATTGATGTCGAGGCCACAGGGCTTGATACGATCAATGATAAAATCATCGAGCTGGGTTTTGTCGCCTTTGAATATGATGCAGCAACCGGTCTGGTTTACCGTATTCTGCACAGCTATGCCGGTTTTGAAGACCCTCTTGAGCCGCTGAGCGAGTTGATCATCCAGATCACCGGCATTACGGATACGATGCTAAAGGGTCAGGAACTGGATGACGACCTCATCAACCTGTGGCTGGAAAAAGCGGACCTGATCATTGCCCACAACGCCACATTTGACCGCCAGATGATCGAGCGACGTCTTCCGACCGCAAGCAGGGCCAACTGGGCTTGTACCTTTAGCGATATCGACTGGCAGGATGAAGATATCTCCAGCCTCAAACTCGATTACATCGCATATAAACTTGGCTTCTTCTTCGAAGGCCACCGTGCCGTCAACGATGCTCAGGCAACCCTTCACCTGCTGACCAAAACGCTTCCCGTTTCCGGAAAGCTGGCCATGCACGCACTTCTCGCACGCGCACGCGAAAAGAGTCGTCGCTTTTTTGCAGTCGGCGCACCGTTTGACAGAAAGGATGAGCTGAAATCCCGCGGCTACAGATGGATGGCCGATTTCATCTATAACGACCGCGGCAAACAGAAAAAAGGTGTCTGGAGCAAGTCGGTCGCAGAACCTGAAATAGAAACTGAACAACAGTGGCTTAGCGAAACGGTATATAGCGGCAAAACACCGCAATTCACTTTCAGGGATATCTCGGCAAAAGAGAGATTCTCCATCAGGGAATTTGACGCCGAATAA
- the arfB gene encoding alternative ribosome rescue aminoacyl-tRNA hydrolase ArfB produces MLEISPLIAIPDCEIEMHAIRAQGAGGQNVNKVSTAIHLRFDIMASSLPDIYKQRLLQLKDHRITADGVIVIKAQQYRGQEKNRTDALNRLRTLIHGAMAVQKKRKPTRRSFNSVKRRLNSKTRRGELKSLRKKVDE; encoded by the coding sequence ATGCTGGAGATCTCGCCGCTGATTGCCATCCCTGATTGTGAAATCGAGATGCACGCCATTCGCGCCCAGGGTGCGGGTGGCCAGAACGTCAACAAGGTTTCAACTGCCATACATCTGCGTTTTGACATCATGGCCTCTTCCCTTCCCGATATATATAAGCAGCGGCTGCTTCAACTTAAAGACCATCGCATTACGGCCGATGGCGTGATTGTGATCAAGGCCCAGCAGTACAGGGGGCAGGAGAAGAACAGAACGGATGCGCTGAACCGGCTTAGAACGCTGATTCATGGAGCCATGGCTGTTCAGAAAAAGCGGAAGCCAACGCGCAGATCATTTAATTCAGTCAAGCGACGACTGAACAGCAAGACCCGCCGCGGCGAGCTTAAATCATTACGCAAGAAGGTTGATGAATAG
- a CDS encoding DUF4911 domain-containing protein: MASEDTVIVEVELPPGNSFRFQTLLEGEAGLAVARCFDPEHKKQQLWTTPSQRDDLLAWLATLPESLEVMVCGEWIWSDGSADNKHR, from the coding sequence GTGGCAAGTGAGGATACTGTTATCGTTGAGGTTGAACTTCCTCCCGGAAACTCGTTCAGATTTCAGACGCTGCTGGAGGGAGAGGCCGGGCTGGCCGTGGCCCGTTGTTTCGATCCCGAACATAAAAAACAGCAGCTCTGGACAACGCCATCTCAGCGCGACGACCTTCTTGCTTGGCTGGCTACACTGCCTGAATCACTTGAGGTTATGGTTTGCGGTGAGTGGATCTGGAGTGATGGGAGTGCAGACAACAAGCACAGATGA
- the mltG gene encoding endolytic transglycosylase MltG has protein sequence MIKKLVGFSIIGAVLLIAPLVWLLWQASAIHQPSEPVEVMISKGSSTIKIGRLLEEQGVIPSKLAFRFAARLKGVSAGLKSGLYRFEEPASINAVLDRLERGDVMRFQVTVPEGLRNDEIVALLVEKTGVKATVWQSEINKLLPDGAEGRLLPETYQYTKPLNASELLNAMVRAQQEVLAALTSDPVRQQQLRIAASIIEKETMLENERPLVSAVIRNRLKIGMPLQMDPTVIYGIWKTTGSFSGNIRKKDLAADTPWNSYTRKGLPPTPIGNPGAASLKAAAAPADVDYLYFVADGTGGHKFAATHEAHLDNVEQWIKIERKKNSGK, from the coding sequence GTGATTAAAAAGCTGGTTGGATTTTCGATTATCGGAGCCGTGTTGCTGATTGCACCGCTGGTTTGGCTTCTCTGGCAGGCATCTGCCATACATCAGCCTTCAGAGCCGGTAGAGGTGATGATCTCCAAAGGTTCTTCAACGATCAAAATCGGGCGACTGCTTGAAGAGCAGGGCGTGATTCCGTCAAAACTCGCCTTCCGCTTTGCGGCACGATTGAAAGGTGTTTCGGCAGGGCTGAAGAGCGGCCTCTACCGGTTTGAGGAGCCTGCCAGCATCAATGCAGTTCTCGACCGGCTTGAGCGTGGTGATGTGATGCGGTTCCAGGTTACAGTACCGGAAGGTCTGAGAAACGATGAGATCGTAGCTCTGCTGGTTGAAAAAACAGGCGTGAAGGCAACGGTCTGGCAGTCCGAGATCAACAAGCTTCTGCCGGACGGCGCAGAAGGCCGTCTGCTGCCTGAGACCTATCAGTATACCAAGCCGCTGAATGCGTCCGAACTGCTGAATGCAATGGTCAGGGCTCAACAGGAGGTTCTGGCTGCTCTTACTTCCGACCCTGTCAGGCAGCAGCAGCTTAGAATCGCTGCCTCGATCATCGAGAAGGAGACCATGCTTGAGAACGAACGGCCGCTGGTCTCCGCGGTGATTCGCAACCGGTTGAAGATCGGCATGCCGTTGCAGATGGACCCGACCGTTATCTACGGGATCTGGAAAACCACGGGAAGTTTTTCAGGAAATATCCGCAAAAAGGATCTCGCTGCCGATACGCCGTGGAATAGTTATACCCGCAAGGGGTTGCCTCCTACACCAATCGGCAACCCTGGTGCAGCATCTTTGAAGGCTGCGGCAGCACCTGCCGATGTGGATTATCTCTATTTTGTTGCTGATGGTACGGGCGGCCATAAGTTTGCAGCCACCCATGAAGCGCATCTCGATAATGTTGAACAGTGGATAAAAATTGAGAGAAAGAAAAACAGTGGCAAGTGA
- a CDS encoding aminotransferase class IV, with product MKIVSADKLERGLAYGEACFETFRVIHGEIFAWDAHCQRLATGLAEFGITLSDADSERLRDASLKQAEQVGSDVLVRVTVSGGSAEWGLANVSEAPVAYIQVVSAPVRQKMAILMMRNWPFPLKAKPAKFTSDYAETLRVLKGSKNLDLLFEQDQKLIATATANLLIYRGGHWWTPLAERGVLPGVIRGHLIKAGLVHEAECPVSWVSDCEAMALCNSGIFIRPVAAVSEIKKIAVDHPALGELTGALAGNAGVPKELM from the coding sequence TTGAAGATAGTATCTGCAGACAAATTGGAGAGGGGACTGGCCTACGGAGAGGCCTGTTTCGAGACCTTTCGTGTCATTCACGGTGAAATATTTGCCTGGGATGCGCATTGCCAGCGGCTTGCAACAGGGCTTGCCGAGTTTGGCATCACGCTCTCCGATGCAGATTCCGAACGTTTACGTGATGCCAGCCTCAAACAGGCAGAGCAGGTCGGCAGTGATGTGCTGGTACGCGTTACGGTAAGTGGCGGCAGTGCGGAGTGGGGGCTGGCAAACGTCAGTGAGGCACCTGTCGCCTATATTCAGGTGGTGTCGGCTCCCGTCAGACAAAAAATGGCGATTCTGATGATGAGAAACTGGCCTTTCCCGCTCAAAGCCAAACCCGCCAAATTCACCTCGGATTATGCCGAGACGCTGCGGGTGCTGAAGGGGTCAAAAAATCTCGATCTTCTGTTTGAGCAGGATCAGAAGCTGATCGCCACTGCAACGGCCAACCTGCTGATCTACAGGGGTGGTCACTGGTGGACACCCCTGGCTGAGAGGGGGGTGTTGCCGGGCGTGATTCGCGGTCACCTGATCAAAGCTGGCCTGGTGCATGAAGCGGAGTGTCCGGTATCGTGGGTCAGTGACTGCGAAGCCATGGCGCTTTGCAACAGCGGTATATTTATTCGACCGGTGGCTGCAGTTTCAGAAATCAAAAAAATTGCTGTCGATCATCCGGCACTTGGAGAATTGACAGGAGCACTGGCCGGTAACGCGGGCGTGCCAAAGGAATTGATGTGA